Proteins from a genomic interval of Rosa chinensis cultivar Old Blush chromosome 2, RchiOBHm-V2, whole genome shotgun sequence:
- the LOC112190420 gene encoding stemmadenine O-acetyltransferase → MEKIEVSIISRDTIKPSAASSSLHPYKLSIIDQFTPTMYFPVIFFYPITDRVFNLPQTLTDLKNTVSQALTLYYPLSGRIKNNLYIDDFEAGIPFLEARVNFHMIDFLRLPKIEWLNEFVPIAPYRKETISEFLPLLGIQVNIFDSGIAIGVSFSHKINDGKTASCFLKSWVAIFRGYRNKIIHPNLSQAALLLPSRDDLPEKYVAMMERLWFGEKKVVTRRFVFDAKAISALQDEGKSEYVPKPSRVQALTGFLWKHQLAASRALSSGTSTRFSVASQTVNLRSKMNMKTTLDNAIGNIFLWASAQLDLNDTAPGSSDLKLCDLVNLLNESIKEFNSDYLETLKGKEGYGGMCDLLDFMEEGSSVEPAPEFYSFSSWTRFFDQVDFGWGRPSWVGVSGSVGNRNFTTFVETQCDDGIEAWVTLDEKQMAMLEQDPQFLAFASPNPRISITSSVGID, encoded by the exons ATGGAGAAAATTGAGGTCAGTATTATTTCCAGAGACACCATTAAACCATCAGCTGCTTCCTCTTCACTACACCCTTACAAGCTTTCCATCATCGATCAGTTCACTCCCACAATGTATTTCCCAGTTATATTCTTCTACCCCATTACTGACCGTGTCTTCAATCTTCCTCAAACCTTAACCGACTTGAAAAACACTGTTTCCCAGGCTCTCACTTTGTACTATCCACTCTCCGGAAGGATAAAAAACAacctatacattgatgatttcgAAGCAGGCATCCCCTTCCTTGAGGCCCGAGTGAATTTTCACATGATTGATTTTCTAAGGCTTCCGAAAATCGAGTGGCTAAATGAGTTTGTTCCAATAGCTCCATATCGCAAGGAAACAATATCTGAGTTTCTTCCCTTGCTTGGAATTCAAGTAAACATTTTCGACTCTGGAATAGCAATCGGTGTCTCTTTCTCTCACAAGATCAACGATGGCAAAACGGCAAGCTGTTTTCTCAAGTCCTGGGTTGCTATTTTTCGTGGGTATCGTAACAAAATCATACATCCTAATCTCTCTCAAGCTGCATTACTTTTGCCATCGAGGGATGACTTGCCTGAAAAGTATGTAGCTATGATGGAAAGGTTGTGGTTTGGCGAGAAAAAAGTTGTTACAAGGAGATTTGTATTTGATGCGAAAGCCATATCCGCACTTCAAGATGAAGGGAAGAGCGAGTACGTGCCCAAACCATCACGTGTTCAGGCCCTCACTGGTTTTCTCTGGAAACATCAACTCGCTGCTTCTCGGGCATTATCATCAG GTACTTCAACAAGATTTTCCGTAGCGTCTCAAACAGTGAACTTAAGGTCAAAAATGAACATGAAAACGACGTTGGACAATGCCATTGGTAATATCTTTTTGTGGGCTTCGGCACAGCTAGATCTAAATGATACAGCACCAGGGAGCAGTGATCTTAAGTTGTGTGACTTGGTTAACTTACTCAATGAATCTATCAAAGAATTTAACAGTGATTACTTGGAGACTTTGAAGGGTAAAGAGGGATATGGAGGCATGTGTGATTTGCTAGATTTCATGGAAGAGGGGAGTTCTGTAGAACCAGCACCAGAGTTTTATTCATTCTCAAGCTGGACTAGATTTTTTGACCAAGTTGATTTTGGATGGGGGAGGCCATCTTGGGTTGGAGTCTCGGGGAGTGTTGGAAATAGAAATTTCACAACATTCGTTGAAACACAATGCGATGACGGAATTGAAGCGTGGGTGACTCTAGATGAAAAACAAATGGCTATGCTAGAACAAGATCCACAGTTTTTAGCATTTGCATCTCCAAACCCCCGAATTTCAATAACCTCTTCAGTTGGTATTGATTAA
- the LOC112189423 gene encoding 7-methyl-GTP pyrophosphatase isoform X3, producing MDKPEELVMVLAEAKADAIISRMQSSELDVGADQTTLLITADTVVVYEGIIREKPSSKEEAWDFIKGYSGGQAGVIGSVLVTNLKTGKRKGGWRSAEVYFHVIPEEIIDNLIEEGTTLNVAGGLILEHPMISPFVEAVIGTSDTVMGLPKELTEKLIHEAL from the exons ATGGATAAGCCAGAGGAGTTGGTGATGGTTCTAGCTGAGGCAAAA GCAGATGCTATCATTTCAAGGATGCAAAGTAGTGAATTGGATGTTGGTGCTGACCAAACAACACTGTTGATTACTGCAGATACA GTGGTGGTGTATGAAGGGATAATAAGGGAAAAACCGTCCAGCAAGGAAGAAGCATGGGATTTTATCAAAG GCTATTCTGGTGGTCAAGCAGGAGTTATAGGATCTGTACTTGTGACCAACCTTAaaacaggaaaaagaaaaggggggTGGCGCAGCGCAGAG GTCTATTTTCACGTCATACCAGAGGAGATTATTGACAACCTG ATCGAGGAGGGAACTACACTCAACGTTGCTGGGGGTCTGATCCTTGAACATCCTATGATATCACCCTTTGTAGAAGCAGTg ATAGGGACAAGTGACACGGTAATGGGACTGCCTAAAGAACTCACAGAAAAGCTCATCCATGAAGCACTCTAA
- the LOC112189423 gene encoding 7-methyl-GTP pyrophosphatase isoform X2 has translation MSFQIILGSASMARRQILAEMGYEFKIRTADIDEKSIRMDKPEELVMVLAEAKVVVYEGIIREKPSSKEEAWDFIKGYSGGQAGVIGSVLVTNLKTGKRKGGWRSAEVYFHVIPEEIIDNLIEEGTTLNVAGGLILEHPMISPFVEAVIGTSDTVMGLPKELTEKLIHEAL, from the exons ATGTCGTTTCAG ATAATCTTGGGCTCGGCGTCAATGGCACGCCGGCAAATACTGGCGGAGATGGGCTACGAGTTCAAAATCAGG aCTGCAGATATAGACGAGAAGAGTATCAGGATGGATAAGCCAGAGGAGTTGGTGATGGTTCTAGCTGAGGCAAAA GTGGTGGTGTATGAAGGGATAATAAGGGAAAAACCGTCCAGCAAGGAAGAAGCATGGGATTTTATCAAAG GCTATTCTGGTGGTCAAGCAGGAGTTATAGGATCTGTACTTGTGACCAACCTTAaaacaggaaaaagaaaaggggggTGGCGCAGCGCAGAG GTCTATTTTCACGTCATACCAGAGGAGATTATTGACAACCTG ATCGAGGAGGGAACTACACTCAACGTTGCTGGGGGTCTGATCCTTGAACATCCTATGATATCACCCTTTGTAGAAGCAGTg ATAGGGACAAGTGACACGGTAATGGGACTGCCTAAAGAACTCACAGAAAAGCTCATCCATGAAGCACTCTAA
- the LOC112189423 gene encoding 7-methyl-GTP pyrophosphatase isoform X1: MSFQIILGSASMARRQILAEMGYEFKIRTADIDEKSIRMDKPEELVMVLAEAKADAIISRMQSSELDVGADQTTLLITADTVVVYEGIIREKPSSKEEAWDFIKGYSGGQAGVIGSVLVTNLKTGKRKGGWRSAEVYFHVIPEEIIDNLIEEGTTLNVAGGLILEHPMISPFVEAVIGTSDTVMGLPKELTEKLIHEAL, from the exons ATGTCGTTTCAG ATAATCTTGGGCTCGGCGTCAATGGCACGCCGGCAAATACTGGCGGAGATGGGCTACGAGTTCAAAATCAGG aCTGCAGATATAGACGAGAAGAGTATCAGGATGGATAAGCCAGAGGAGTTGGTGATGGTTCTAGCTGAGGCAAAA GCAGATGCTATCATTTCAAGGATGCAAAGTAGTGAATTGGATGTTGGTGCTGACCAAACAACACTGTTGATTACTGCAGATACA GTGGTGGTGTATGAAGGGATAATAAGGGAAAAACCGTCCAGCAAGGAAGAAGCATGGGATTTTATCAAAG GCTATTCTGGTGGTCAAGCAGGAGTTATAGGATCTGTACTTGTGACCAACCTTAaaacaggaaaaagaaaaggggggTGGCGCAGCGCAGAG GTCTATTTTCACGTCATACCAGAGGAGATTATTGACAACCTG ATCGAGGAGGGAACTACACTCAACGTTGCTGGGGGTCTGATCCTTGAACATCCTATGATATCACCCTTTGTAGAAGCAGTg ATAGGGACAAGTGACACGGTAATGGGACTGCCTAAAGAACTCACAGAAAAGCTCATCCATGAAGCACTCTAA
- the LOC112189423 gene encoding 7-methyl-GTP pyrophosphatase isoform X4, with protein MSFQIILGSASMARRQILAEMGYEFKIRTADIDEKSIRMDKPEELVMVLAEAKADAIISRMQSSELDVGADQTTLLITADTVVVYEGIIREKPSSKEEAWDFIKGYSGGQAGVIGSVLVTNLKTGKRKGGWRSAEVYFHVIPEEIIDNLRRELHSTLLGV; from the exons ATGTCGTTTCAG ATAATCTTGGGCTCGGCGTCAATGGCACGCCGGCAAATACTGGCGGAGATGGGCTACGAGTTCAAAATCAGG aCTGCAGATATAGACGAGAAGAGTATCAGGATGGATAAGCCAGAGGAGTTGGTGATGGTTCTAGCTGAGGCAAAA GCAGATGCTATCATTTCAAGGATGCAAAGTAGTGAATTGGATGTTGGTGCTGACCAAACAACACTGTTGATTACTGCAGATACA GTGGTGGTGTATGAAGGGATAATAAGGGAAAAACCGTCCAGCAAGGAAGAAGCATGGGATTTTATCAAAG GCTATTCTGGTGGTCAAGCAGGAGTTATAGGATCTGTACTTGTGACCAACCTTAaaacaggaaaaagaaaaggggggTGGCGCAGCGCAGAG GTCTATTTTCACGTCATACCAGAGGAGATTATTGACAACCT GAGGAGGGAACTACACTCAACGTTGCTGGGGGTCTGA